The following proteins come from a genomic window of Pseudomonas hygromyciniae:
- a CDS encoding twin-arginine translocase TatA/TatE family subunit — MGIFDWKHWIVILVVVVLVFGTKKLKNLGTDVGESIKGFRKAMNDDEKPADAGANPVPPAQPVHPQAAQPITERRTFDVQAEKVEEPSRKDS; from the coding sequence ATGGGCATTTTTGACTGGAAACACTGGATCGTCATTCTCGTGGTCGTCGTCCTGGTGTTCGGCACCAAGAAACTGAAGAACCTGGGCACCGATGTCGGCGAATCCATCAAGGGCTTTCGCAAGGCCATGAACGACGACGAAAAACCGGCCGATGCCGGCGCAAATCCGGTTCCACCGGCGCAACCTGTACACCCGCAGGCCGCGCAGCCGATCACTGAACGTCGCACCTTCGACGTGCAGGCCGAGAAAGTCGAAGAGCCGTCCCGCAAAGACTCGTGA
- a CDS encoding 16S rRNA (uracil(1498)-N(3))-methyltransferase: MNLLLLEDADFIAADRVVLRDRRLVHMQEVHRAAVGDSLRVGRIAGLMGNAQLLRLEAGEAELQISLNQPPPAKLPLTLLLALPRPKMLRRVLQTVASMGVPRVVLVNSYRVEKSFWQTPFLEPEAVREQLILGLEQARDTVLPEIIIEKRFKPFVEDRLPALAQGTLGLVGHPGAYPPCPRGLDEPVTLAIGPEGGWIPYEVDLLAKAGLQPVQLGARILRVETAVTALLARLF, encoded by the coding sequence GTGAACCTGCTGCTGCTGGAAGACGCTGACTTTATCGCGGCCGACCGGGTGGTCCTGCGTGACCGACGCTTGGTGCACATGCAGGAAGTGCATCGCGCGGCGGTCGGCGACAGCCTGCGCGTCGGGCGCATTGCCGGCTTGATGGGCAATGCGCAGTTGCTGCGCCTGGAAGCGGGCGAAGCCGAGCTGCAAATCAGCCTCAACCAGCCGCCACCGGCCAAACTGCCGCTGACCTTACTGCTGGCCCTGCCGCGCCCGAAAATGCTGCGTCGGGTGTTGCAGACCGTGGCGTCCATGGGCGTGCCACGGGTGGTGCTGGTCAACAGCTATCGGGTCGAGAAAAGCTTCTGGCAGACGCCCTTCCTGGAGCCCGAAGCGGTGCGCGAACAACTGATCCTTGGCCTGGAACAAGCCCGGGATACCGTGCTGCCCGAGATCATCATCGAAAAGCGCTTCAAGCCCTTCGTCGAAGACCGCCTGCCGGCCCTGGCCCAGGGCACCCTCGGCCTGGTCGGGCATCCCGGCGCTTACCCACCCTGCCCACGTGGCCTGGATGAGCCGGTGACCCTGGCCATCGGCCCCGAAGGTGGCTGGATCCCCTATGAGGTGGATTTGCTGGCCAAGGCCGGGTTGCAGCCGGTGCAACTGGGTGCGCGGATCCTGCGTGTGGAAACCGCCGTGACCGCCCTGCTCGCCCGCCTCTTCTAA
- a CDS encoding phasin family protein: MAVKKTTQKEGSSWVGKVEEYSRKIWLAGLGVYSKIDSDGSKLFETLVKDGEKAEKLTKSTVGKQVDAAKASASSAKSRISDAKKQVLGTWGELEGALDKRLNSAISRLGVPSRNEVKALHSKVDTLTKQIEKLTGAKVAPVKAAAKPAAKPAAKTVAAKPASKTVAKPLVKAAAKPAAKAAAKPAAKTAAAKPTAKPVAKKPVAAKAAAKPAAKPAAKPAAKPAAKTAAAKPAAKPVAAKPAAKPAAAKPAAKPAAKPVAKKPAVAKKPAAPKPAVAAKPATPVPATNSATAPTPAAATSTVTPVTPTSSSQS; this comes from the coding sequence ATGGCTGTTAAAAAGACTACTCAGAAAGAAGGCAGCTCTTGGGTCGGGAAAGTTGAAGAATACTCCCGCAAGATCTGGCTGGCTGGCTTAGGCGTGTACTCGAAGATCGACAGTGACGGCAGCAAACTCTTCGAGACTTTGGTTAAAGACGGCGAGAAGGCCGAGAAGTTGACCAAGAGCACCGTCGGTAAACAAGTCGATGCGGCCAAGGCGAGCGCCAGCTCTGCCAAGTCCCGTATCAGTGATGCCAAAAAACAGGTCCTGGGTACCTGGGGCGAACTGGAAGGCGCACTCGACAAGCGTCTTAACAGTGCCATTTCGCGCCTGGGCGTGCCTAGCCGCAATGAAGTGAAGGCGCTGCACAGCAAGGTCGATACCCTGACCAAGCAAATCGAGAAACTGACCGGCGCCAAAGTGGCTCCAGTCAAAGCTGCGGCAAAACCTGCTGCCAAGCCGGCTGCGAAGACTGTTGCGGCCAAACCTGCGAGCAAAACCGTGGCCAAACCTTTGGTCAAGGCCGCTGCTAAACCTGCAGCGAAAGCAGCCGCCAAGCCTGCAGCGAAAACCGCAGCCGCCAAACCTACTGCCAAACCTGTTGCGAAGAAGCCAGTAGCGGCCAAAGCTGCTGCAAAACCAGCGGCCAAGCCGGCAGCGAAACCTGCCGCCAAGCCAGCGGCCAAAACCGCTGCGGCCAAGCCGGCTGCCAAGCCAGTTGCCGCAAAACCCGCTGCCAAACCGGCCGCCGCCAAGCCAGCAGCCAAACCTGCTGCAAAGCCAGTGGCGAAAAAACCGGCCGTAGCCAAGAAACCTGCAGCGCCCAAGCCTGCTGTTGCGGCCAAGCCTGCGACCCCGGTACCCGCGACCAACTCGGCTACCGCGCCGACGCCCGCCGCAGCTACCTCGACTGTAACGCCGGTAACCCCGACGTCATCCAGTCAGTCCTGA
- a CDS encoding ubiquinone biosynthesis accessory factor UbiJ — translation MLFTGLLASVEHGLNRVLRLDSTALARLAHLNGKIIAVDCTSPALQLFILPSDEGLLLAAHWAADADCTLRASGSSLLRLAMSRDKTTILHGPDVELEGDSAVLMDLAAVLQDLELDWEYELSRWLGPVATQLISGHLRSRSRWYQQGFASLNQNLAEYLSEESRTLVGQREAEARFRELDQAKLDLERLEARFERLSRSLDPSDNA, via the coding sequence ATGTTGTTCACGGGCCTTCTCGCCAGCGTTGAACACGGCCTCAACCGTGTCTTGCGCCTGGACAGCACCGCCCTGGCGCGGCTGGCGCACCTCAATGGCAAGATCATTGCCGTCGATTGCACCAGCCCCGCCTTGCAACTGTTTATCCTGCCCAGCGATGAAGGCCTGTTGCTGGCGGCGCACTGGGCCGCCGATGCCGACTGCACCCTGCGTGCTTCCGGCTCAAGCCTGCTGCGCCTGGCCATGAGCCGGGACAAGACCACGATCCTCCACGGCCCGGACGTGGAGCTTGAAGGCGACAGCGCGGTGCTGATGGACCTGGCCGCCGTGCTGCAAGACCTGGAGCTGGACTGGGAGTACGAGCTGTCGCGCTGGCTCGGCCCCGTGGCCACCCAACTGATCAGCGGGCACCTGCGCAGCCGTTCACGCTGGTACCAGCAGGGTTTCGCCAGCCTCAATCAGAACCTCGCCGAATACCTGAGCGAAGAATCGCGCACCCTCGTCGGACAACGGGAGGCCGAAGCGCGCTTTCGTGAACTCGACCAGGCCAAACTCGACCTGGAACGGCTTGAGGCGCGCTTCGAGCGCCTGAGCCGCTCCCTTGATCCAAGCGATAACGCATGA
- the ubiE gene encoding bifunctional demethylmenaquinone methyltransferase/2-methoxy-6-polyprenyl-1,4-benzoquinol methylase UbiE, with translation MTDQRKGSDAEPTTHFGFKNVPESQKAEKVAEVFHSVAAKYDLMNDVLSGGMHRLWKRFTIELSGVRAGNRVLDIAGGTGDLAAKFSKLVGPTGQVVLADINGSMLKVGRDRLLDKGVAGNIEFVQADAEKLPFPDNHFDCVTIAFGLRNVTHKEDALRSMLRVLKPGGRLLVLEFSKPTNALMSKVYDTYSFAFMPLMGKLITNDAESYRYLAESIRMHPNQETLKSMMVEAGFDRVTYHNMTSGIVALHRGIKP, from the coding sequence ATGACTGATCAGCGCAAAGGCAGCGATGCCGAACCCACCACTCACTTCGGCTTCAAGAACGTCCCGGAAAGCCAGAAAGCGGAAAAAGTCGCTGAAGTGTTCCACTCCGTGGCCGCCAAGTACGACCTGATGAACGACGTGCTGTCGGGCGGCATGCACCGCCTGTGGAAGCGGTTCACTATTGAGTTGTCGGGCGTGCGCGCCGGCAACCGGGTGCTGGACATCGCCGGTGGCACGGGCGACCTGGCAGCCAAGTTCTCCAAACTCGTCGGGCCTACCGGCCAGGTGGTATTGGCCGACATCAACGGCTCGATGCTCAAGGTGGGCCGCGATCGCCTGCTGGACAAGGGCGTGGCGGGCAATATCGAATTCGTCCAGGCCGACGCTGAAAAGCTGCCGTTCCCCGACAACCATTTCGACTGCGTGACCATCGCCTTCGGCCTGCGCAACGTGACCCATAAAGAAGACGCCCTGCGCTCGATGCTGCGGGTGCTCAAGCCGGGCGGCCGCCTGCTGGTGCTGGAATTCTCCAAGCCGACCAACGCGCTGATGTCCAAGGTCTACGACACCTACTCGTTCGCCTTCATGCCGTTGATGGGCAAGCTGATCACCAATGACGCCGAAAGCTATCGCTACCTGGCCGAATCGATCCGCATGCACCCGAACCAGGAAACCCTGAAGTCGATGATGGTCGAGGCCGGTTTCGACCGTGTGACCTACCACAACATGACCTCCGGCATCGTTGCCCTGCACCGCGGCATCAAACCCTGA
- a CDS encoding phosphoribosyl-ATP diphosphatase, whose protein sequence is MSDTLNRVAQVLEDRKGADADSSYVASLYHKGLNKILEKLGEESVETIIAAKDAEISGDYSDVIYETADLWFHSLVMLAQLGQHPQAVLDELDRRFGLSGHAEKASRPSA, encoded by the coding sequence ATGAGCGATACCCTGAACCGTGTGGCCCAGGTGCTGGAGGACCGCAAAGGTGCGGACGCCGACAGCTCTTATGTCGCCAGCCTGTACCACAAGGGCCTGAACAAGATTCTGGAAAAACTCGGCGAAGAATCCGTCGAGACGATCATCGCCGCCAAGGATGCCGAGATCAGCGGCGATTACAGCGATGTCATCTATGAGACCGCTGACTTGTGGTTCCATAGCTTGGTGATGCTCGCCCAACTGGGGCAGCACCCACAGGCCGTGCTCGATGAACTGGACCGTCGCTTCGGCTTGTCCGGGCACGCCGAAAAGGCCTCGCGCCCGTCCGCCTGA
- a CDS encoding phasin family protein, producing the protein MAKVILKKKIDTQNNALSEVKTYARKIWLAGLGAYAKVGSEGGEYFKELVKSGQHVESKGKKVVNEQLDAANSQIDYVKSNVSGVKGRVEVQLDKVEKAFDARVASALNRIGIASKHDVETLSAKLDELTALLERVARKH; encoded by the coding sequence ATGGCCAAAGTTATTTTGAAGAAAAAAATCGACACCCAAAACAACGCCCTGAGCGAGGTTAAAACCTATGCTCGCAAGATATGGTTGGCGGGTTTGGGGGCTTACGCGAAGGTCGGTAGCGAAGGCGGCGAGTACTTCAAGGAACTCGTGAAGTCCGGTCAACATGTTGAAAGCAAAGGCAAAAAAGTTGTGAATGAACAACTTGATGCGGCCAACAGTCAGATTGATTACGTCAAGAGCAATGTCTCCGGCGTCAAAGGTCGTGTGGAAGTGCAACTGGATAAAGTCGAGAAGGCTTTTGATGCGCGTGTCGCAAGTGCCTTGAATCGTATCGGCATTGCGTCTAAACATGACGTGGAGACACTCTCTGCTAAGCTCGATGAGCTAACGGCATTGCTCGAACGTGTCGCGCGTAAACACTAA
- the hisI gene encoding phosphoribosyl-AMP cyclohydrolase produces the protein MKDWLDEIKWDSDGLVPAIAQDHKTGRILMMAWMNREALSLTAAEQRAIYWSRSRGKLWRKGEESGHVQKLHEMRLDCDADVIVLMVEQIGDIACHTGRHSCFYRVFENGAWKTVEPVLKDPHAIYSAGH, from the coding sequence ATGAAAGACTGGCTGGACGAGATCAAGTGGGACAGTGACGGCCTGGTGCCGGCCATTGCCCAGGACCACAAGACCGGGCGCATCCTGATGATGGCCTGGATGAACCGCGAGGCCCTGAGCCTGACTGCCGCCGAGCAGCGTGCCATCTACTGGTCACGTTCCCGTGGCAAACTGTGGCGCAAGGGCGAAGAGTCCGGGCATGTGCAAAAACTCCACGAAATGCGCCTGGACTGCGACGCCGACGTGATCGTGCTGATGGTCGAGCAGATCGGCGACATCGCCTGTCATACCGGCCGCCACAGCTGCTTCTACCGGGTGTTCGAGAACGGCGCGTGGAAAACCGTCGAGCCGGTGCTCAAAGACCCGCACGCCATTTACTCGGCAGGACATTGA
- a CDS encoding polyhydroxyalkanoic acid system family protein encodes MARIQVERAHTLGKEVARAKAEKLAHKLKEQYGLEPSWSGDTLNLKRSGVKGTLKVAEDSLRIEVELGLLMSAMSGTIKSEIEKALDKALA; translated from the coding sequence ATGGCCCGGATACAGGTTGAACGTGCCCATACTCTTGGGAAAGAAGTCGCCAGGGCGAAGGCCGAGAAGTTGGCGCACAAACTCAAGGAACAGTACGGCCTTGAGCCGTCGTGGTCCGGCGATACGCTGAACCTCAAGCGTTCGGGAGTTAAAGGCACGCTGAAAGTAGCGGAGGACTCTTTAAGGATCGAGGTGGAGCTGGGTCTATTGATGTCGGCCATGAGTGGCACCATCAAGTCGGAAATCGAAAAGGCCCTGGATAAGGCACTGGCCTGA
- the ubiB gene encoding ubiquinone biosynthesis regulatory protein kinase UbiB produces the protein MKLLAVRRLFRIQRVVIRYRLDDLLFALPLPWFLLAVRYVLPWRWFPRKTLDLSRGARLRLALQDLGPIFIKFGQILSTRRDLLPEDIADELMLLQDRVPPFDSQQSMKLIEEQLGRKISDVFSRFDVEPLASASVAQVHAAQLKTGEEVVVKVIRPGLKPIIGQDLAWLFILARAAERFSADARLLHPVDVVADYEKTIYDELDLLREAANASQLKRNFEGSPLLYVPQVYWDWCRPKVLVMERIYGVQVTDLATLADQRTDMKMLAERGVEIFFTQVFRDSFFHADMHPGNIFVSTVNPWSPQYIAIDCGIVGSLTPEDQDYLARNLFAFFKRDYRRVAQLHIDSGWVPAETKLNEFEAAIRTVCEPIFEKPLKDISFGQVLMRLFQTARRFNMEVQPQLVLLQKTLLNIEGLGRQLYPDLDLWNTAQPFLERWMRERVSPKTLLGNLQSQVEQLPHLANMTRDLLERMSQPHAKDPAPPWHPRKDDWFLRLLGAAHLAGGAVLAAGGPLNGLGHWPAGIMVAVGLYLVVRR, from the coding sequence ATGAAGCTGCTCGCCGTCCGCCGTCTGTTCCGAATCCAACGCGTCGTCATTCGCTACCGCCTAGATGACCTGCTGTTCGCCCTGCCGCTGCCGTGGTTTTTGCTGGCGGTGCGCTACGTGCTGCCGTGGCGCTGGTTCCCGCGCAAGACCCTGGACCTGAGCCGGGGTGCACGCCTGCGCCTGGCCTTGCAGGACTTGGGGCCGATCTTCATCAAGTTCGGGCAGATCCTGTCCACCCGCCGCGACTTGCTGCCCGAAGATATCGCCGACGAGCTGATGTTGCTGCAGGACCGCGTGCCGCCGTTCGACTCACAGCAATCGATGAAGCTGATCGAAGAACAGCTGGGCAGAAAAATTAGCGACGTGTTCAGCCGGTTCGACGTCGAACCCCTGGCCTCGGCTTCAGTCGCCCAGGTGCATGCCGCGCAGTTGAAAACCGGCGAAGAAGTGGTGGTCAAGGTGATCCGCCCCGGCCTCAAGCCGATCATCGGTCAGGACCTGGCATGGCTGTTCATTCTTGCCCGCGCCGCCGAGCGGTTCTCTGCCGATGCGCGCCTGCTGCACCCGGTGGACGTGGTCGCCGACTACGAAAAAACCATCTACGACGAACTCGACCTGCTACGTGAGGCGGCCAACGCCAGTCAACTCAAGCGTAACTTCGAAGGTTCGCCGCTGCTGTATGTGCCGCAGGTGTATTGGGACTGGTGCCGGCCGAAAGTGCTGGTGATGGAGCGTATCTACGGGGTGCAGGTCACTGACCTGGCGACCCTGGCCGACCAGCGCACCGATATGAAGATGCTCGCCGAGCGCGGTGTGGAGATTTTCTTCACCCAGGTGTTTCGCGACAGTTTCTTCCACGCCGACATGCACCCCGGCAATATCTTCGTCAGTACGGTGAACCCGTGGAGCCCGCAGTACATCGCAATCGACTGTGGCATCGTCGGTAGCCTCACCCCCGAGGACCAGGACTACCTGGCGCGCAACCTGTTTGCCTTCTTCAAGCGTGACTACCGCCGCGTGGCGCAATTGCACATCGATTCGGGCTGGGTGCCGGCCGAAACCAAGCTCAATGAATTCGAAGCGGCGATCCGCACCGTGTGCGAGCCGATCTTCGAAAAACCGTTAAAAGATATTTCCTTCGGCCAGGTACTGATGCGCCTGTTCCAGACGGCCCGGCGCTTCAATATGGAAGTGCAGCCGCAACTGGTACTGCTGCAAAAGACCCTGCTCAATATCGAAGGCCTGGGCCGCCAGCTGTACCCGGACCTGGACCTGTGGAACACCGCGCAACCGTTCCTTGAACGCTGGATGCGCGAGCGCGTCAGCCCGAAAACCCTGCTGGGCAACCTGCAAAGCCAGGTCGAGCAACTGCCGCACCTGGCCAACATGACCCGCGACCTGCTCGAGCGCATGTCCCAGCCCCACGCCAAGGACCCGGCGCCGCCGTGGCACCCGCGCAAGGACGATTGGTTCCTGCGCCTGCTGGGCGCGGCGCACCTGGCCGGTGGCGCGGTGCTCGCAGCCGGTGGGCCGTTGAATGGGCTGGGCCATTGGCCGGCGGGGATCATGGTCGCCGTGGGCCTCTATCTGGTCGTGCGTCGATAG
- the tatB gene encoding Sec-independent protein translocase protein TatB encodes MFGISFSELLLVGLVALLVLGPERLPGAARTAGLWVGRLKRSFNAIKQEVEREIGADEIRRQLHNEHILSLEQEARKILAPQQQAPTPVEPVAEQSIAPVPETTPAATPVPPTEPAPTPAASPAPHDPTLPPRAP; translated from the coding sequence ATGTTTGGTATCAGCTTCTCTGAACTGCTGCTCGTCGGCCTTGTTGCCCTGTTGGTGCTGGGGCCTGAACGCCTGCCCGGCGCCGCACGCACGGCTGGCCTGTGGGTCGGGCGCCTGAAACGCAGTTTCAACGCCATCAAACAGGAAGTTGAACGGGAAATCGGCGCCGACGAGATTCGTCGGCAACTGCACAACGAACACATTCTGTCCCTGGAGCAGGAAGCGCGGAAAATTCTCGCGCCCCAGCAACAGGCGCCGACACCGGTTGAACCGGTGGCCGAGCAAAGCATTGCGCCAGTGCCCGAAACCACCCCGGCCGCAACGCCCGTGCCCCCAACAGAGCCTGCGCCGACGCCCGCCGCGTCGCCCGCTCCCCACGACCCTACATTGCCGCCGCGAGCCCCATGA
- a CDS encoding methyl-accepting chemotaxis protein, producing MLRRMTQLLGDASVTLKLVLGFALVLALSLVIALTGWQALAASLYRSQTLSVLAQLAVTGEELRADRIVYRTLDDETSLKKLSLSMERVDGYLAEVSIRVKAAKPLQYLQSMVSISGQFKTTLKDVPALVKQRETAREQLKQSTVDSGDALSQLASDLPDQEDQKALDTVEDLRLAIEQAEDRATSPAWAASSLDAYAQTVSDAERNLKQAQAAVEKLPVDSGALKNVVLSIRTHLTRLRDTQLNTEKAQNLLEQQLDQLLAQSDLLSQDQTERRDQEAENARTQTLAITAAALLFGALAAWVIAGQIVKPLRRALAVANRIADGDLSHDVQTRRRDELGQLQCSMAQMTLNLRGLVGSISDNARQIASSAEELSAVTEQTRAGVSNQRDETEQVATAMNQMLATAQEVARHAEQAAIAASQANQQTELGDQVVTDAVAHIEHLAHEMARSSQAMLGLQRESQKIGSVLEVIKSVSQQTNLLALNAAIEAARAGEAGQGFAVVADEVRSLAQRTQQSAEEIEELIGGLHSGTQQVADIMDNSRTLTDRSVGLTRNAGDALTEIARTVLVIQEMNPQIAAAAEQQSAVAEEINRSVLKVRDVSEQTAAASEQTAAASIELARLGTNLQQCVGKFKV from the coding sequence ATGCTTCGTCGAATGACTCAACTGCTGGGTGACGCCAGCGTCACCCTCAAACTGGTTCTGGGCTTTGCCTTGGTATTGGCCCTGAGCCTGGTGATTGCCCTCACCGGTTGGCAGGCCCTGGCGGCTTCGCTTTACCGTTCACAGACCCTGAGCGTACTGGCGCAACTGGCGGTGACCGGCGAAGAGCTGCGGGCCGATCGCATCGTCTACCGCACCCTTGACGATGAGACCAGCCTGAAAAAACTGAGTCTCTCCATGGAGCGGGTCGACGGTTATCTGGCCGAGGTTTCAATACGGGTCAAGGCAGCCAAGCCGCTCCAATATCTGCAAAGCATGGTGAGTATTTCCGGTCAGTTCAAAACCACGCTCAAGGATGTACCGGCACTGGTCAAGCAGCGGGAAACCGCCCGTGAACAATTGAAACAAAGCACCGTCGACAGCGGTGACGCCTTGTCCCAACTGGCCAGCGACCTACCCGATCAAGAAGACCAGAAAGCACTCGATACCGTCGAGGATTTGCGCCTGGCCATCGAACAGGCCGAAGACCGCGCCACAAGCCCGGCCTGGGCCGCCAGTTCCCTGGATGCCTATGCCCAGACCGTCAGCGACGCTGAACGCAACCTCAAACAGGCCCAGGCCGCCGTAGAGAAGTTACCGGTGGACAGCGGCGCATTGAAAAATGTCGTACTCAGCATCCGCACCCATCTGACACGCCTGCGCGATACCCAACTCAACACCGAAAAGGCGCAAAACCTGCTGGAGCAGCAACTGGACCAACTGTTGGCACAAAGTGACCTGCTCAGTCAGGACCAGACCGAGCGTCGCGACCAGGAGGCCGAAAACGCTCGTACCCAAACCCTTGCCATCACCGCTGCAGCCTTGCTGTTCGGCGCCCTGGCAGCCTGGGTGATTGCCGGGCAGATCGTAAAACCGCTACGCCGGGCGCTGGCCGTGGCCAACCGCATCGCCGATGGAGACCTGAGCCACGATGTGCAAACCCGGCGCCGGGATGAACTGGGTCAGTTGCAATGCAGCATGGCGCAAATGACCCTCAACCTGCGGGGGCTGGTCGGTAGCATCAGCGACAATGCCCGGCAGATCGCCAGCTCCGCCGAAGAGCTTTCGGCCGTCACCGAACAAACCCGCGCGGGCGTCAGCAATCAGCGAGACGAAACCGAGCAGGTAGCGACCGCCATGAACCAGATGCTCGCCACCGCCCAGGAAGTGGCCCGGCATGCCGAACAGGCCGCGATTGCCGCCAGCCAGGCCAATCAGCAGACCGAACTGGGGGACCAGGTGGTGACGGATGCGGTGGCGCACATTGAACACCTCGCCCACGAGATGGCGCGCTCAAGCCAGGCGATGCTGGGCCTGCAACGGGAAAGCCAGAAGATCGGCAGTGTGCTGGAGGTGATCAAGTCAGTGTCCCAGCAAACCAACCTGCTGGCGCTCAACGCGGCGATCGAGGCCGCCCGCGCCGGTGAAGCCGGTCAAGGATTTGCGGTGGTCGCCGACGAAGTACGCAGCCTTGCCCAGCGCACCCAGCAGTCCGCCGAGGAAATCGAAGAACTGATTGGCGGGCTGCACAGTGGCACGCAACAGGTTGCCGATATCATGGACAACAGCCGCACCCTGACCGATCGCAGTGTCGGCCTGACCCGCAACGCTGGGGACGCCCTGACGGAAATCGCGCGCACCGTGCTGGTCATCCAGGAAATGAATCCACAGATCGCCGCCGCCGCCGAACAGCAAAGTGCGGTGGCCGAGGAGATCAATCGCAGCGTGTTGAAAGTGCGGGACGTGTCGGAGCAAACCGCTGCTGCCAGCGAACAGACGGCGGCAGCAAGTATTGAATTGGCACGCTTGGGAACGAATCTTCAGCAGTGCGTGGGCAAGTTCAAGGTTTGA
- a CDS encoding methyl-accepting chemotaxis protein: MQSMTMGLRDLIGGISDGVTQIASAAEELSAVTEQTSAGVNSQKVETDQVATAMNEMAATVQEVARNAEEASEAAVAADQQAREGDRVVGEAIAQIERLAGEVGNSTEAMGHLKRESDKIGSVLDVIKSVAQQTNLLALNAAIEAARAGEAGRGFAVVADEVRSLAQRTQKSTEEIEELIVGLQSGTQQVATIMDNSRSLTDSSVELTRRAGNALENITRTVSAIQAMNQQIATAAEQQSAVAEEINRSVLNVRDVSEQTAAASEETAASSTELARLGTHLQALVGRFRV, from the coding sequence ATGCAAAGCATGACTATGGGCCTGCGCGACTTGATCGGCGGGATCAGCGACGGCGTGACGCAGATCGCCAGTGCTGCCGAAGAATTGTCGGCCGTTACCGAGCAGACCAGCGCCGGGGTCAACAGCCAGAAGGTCGAGACTGACCAGGTCGCCACCGCCATGAACGAAATGGCCGCCACCGTGCAGGAAGTGGCGCGCAATGCCGAAGAGGCTTCCGAAGCCGCCGTCGCCGCCGACCAACAGGCCCGCGAAGGTGACAGAGTGGTCGGCGAGGCCATCGCCCAGATCGAGCGCCTGGCCGGTGAAGTCGGCAACTCCACCGAGGCCATGGGCCATCTCAAGCGCGAAAGCGACAAGATCGGCAGCGTCCTGGACGTGATCAAGTCCGTGGCCCAACAAACCAACCTGCTGGCACTCAACGCCGCTATTGAAGCCGCACGCGCCGGGGAAGCCGGTCGCGGCTTCGCGGTGGTGGCCGATGAGGTACGCAGCCTGGCGCAACGCACGCAGAAATCCACCGAGGAAATCGAAGAACTGATCGTCGGCCTGCAAAGTGGCACCCAACAAGTAGCGACCATCATGGACAACAGCCGCAGCCTCACCGACAGCAGCGTCGAGCTGACACGCCGGGCCGGCAATGCCCTGGAAAACATCACTCGCACGGTTTCGGCAATCCAGGCCATGAACCAGCAGATCGCGACCGCCGCCGAACAACAGAGCGCGGTGGCCGAAGAGATCAACCGCAGCGTGCTGAATGTGCGTGACGTTTCGGAGCAGACCGCAGCGGCCAGTGAAGAGACCGCCGCCTCCAGTACCGAACTGGCGCGCCTGGGCACCCATCTGCAGGCATTGGTCGGCCGCTTCCGGGTTTGA
- the tatC gene encoding twin-arginine translocase subunit TatC encodes MSADKPENDQHMPLVSHLTELRTRLLRCVAAIFVIFAGLFAFTQQIYTFVSTPLREYLPVGATMIATDVSSPFLTPLKLTMMVSLFLAIPVILHQIWGFIAPGLYKHEKRIAVPLLVSSIMLFYTGMAFAYFLVFPLIFKFFAAATPAGVEMMTDITSYLDFVMTLFFAFGVAFEIPVAVVLLVWIGVVDVKYLRKIRPYVIIGCFVVGMILTPPDIFSQTLLAVPMWMLFEVGILFGSLVSKRGEHPDDQPADDDQPPATQP; translated from the coding sequence ATGAGCGCTGATAAACCGGAAAACGACCAGCATATGCCGCTGGTCTCGCACCTCACCGAGTTGCGTACCCGCCTGCTGCGGTGTGTCGCGGCGATCTTCGTGATCTTTGCCGGGCTGTTTGCCTTTACGCAGCAGATCTACACCTTTGTCTCCACGCCGCTGCGCGAGTACCTGCCGGTGGGCGCGACGATGATCGCCACCGACGTGTCCTCGCCGTTCCTCACGCCGCTCAAGCTGACGATGATGGTTTCGCTGTTTTTGGCGATCCCGGTGATCCTGCACCAGATCTGGGGCTTTATCGCACCGGGCCTGTACAAGCATGAAAAACGCATCGCCGTGCCGTTGCTGGTGTCGAGCATCATGCTGTTCTACACCGGCATGGCGTTCGCCTACTTTCTGGTGTTCCCGCTGATCTTCAAGTTCTTCGCCGCCGCCACCCCGGCCGGCGTGGAAATGATGACCGACATCACCAGCTACCTCGACTTCGTGATGACGTTGTTCTTCGCCTTTGGCGTGGCCTTCGAGATCCCGGTGGCGGTGGTACTGCTGGTATGGATCGGCGTGGTCGACGTCAAGTACCTGCGCAAGATCCGCCCGTACGTGATCATCGGCTGCTTTGTGGTCGGCATGATCCTGACCCCGCCGGATATCTTCTCGCAAACCTTGCTGGCCGTGCCGATGTGGATGCTGTTTGAAGTCGGCATCCTGTTTGGCAGCCTGGTGAGCAAGCGTGGCGAACATCCGGATGACCAACCCGCCGATGACGACCAGCCGCCAGCGACACAACCGTGA